In Rhodothermia bacterium, a genomic segment contains:
- a CDS encoding cysteine desulfurase — MSVYLDYAATTPLDPAILEAMMPYLTTDFGNASSVHRLGREARYALEEARQRFAQLIGAEESEVVFTSGATESNNLVLKGVLRPGDHFITTLAEHEAILEPAKNLQKQGVEVTFLTPTSTGSVTPKKVQDALKPNTRLVSVMYVNNEVGTISPIREIAAICQNNGVLYHSDAVQAALFRPQMEELGMDFCSFSAHKVYGPKGTGALYVRAGTDLHAQIEGGTQERKRRGGTEAVAQIIGLVTAFEQFFADANQHLNHLSSLKAQLIETLLQHLSGRFIWNTPQEGTPTSPHILNISFPPIGHEAIDGEMLLLNMDLAGCMVSSGSACTSGAVEPSHVLRAMGVPDKTASATVRFSMGKHTSSKDIEVATAALVQILNRISRKGR, encoded by the coding sequence ATGTCAGTGTACCTTGATTATGCGGCCACCACGCCCTTAGATCCCGCCATATTAGAGGCCATGATGCCTTATCTAACCACGGATTTTGGCAATGCGTCATCTGTACACCGATTAGGGCGGGAAGCACGGTATGCCCTTGAAGAAGCTCGTCAGCGGTTTGCCCAACTTATCGGGGCAGAAGAAAGCGAGGTCGTTTTTACCAGCGGCGCTACCGAGTCGAACAATTTGGTCTTGAAGGGCGTCTTAAGGCCGGGGGATCATTTTATTACCACGTTAGCAGAACATGAGGCGATTCTTGAACCCGCTAAAAACCTACAAAAACAAGGGGTTGAGGTTACCTTCCTTACACCCACTTCCACCGGATCCGTCACACCAAAAAAAGTTCAAGATGCCCTAAAGCCCAACACCCGTTTGGTCTCCGTGATGTATGTGAACAACGAGGTTGGAACCATCTCACCCATACGGGAAATTGCTGCGATCTGTCAGAATAATGGTGTTTTATACCACAGCGATGCGGTTCAAGCGGCACTCTTCCGACCACAAATGGAGGAATTGGGCATGGATTTTTGTTCCTTTTCTGCCCATAAAGTCTATGGCCCAAAAGGAACTGGTGCATTGTATGTACGTGCTGGAACCGATCTGCACGCACAAATAGAAGGCGGTACACAGGAAAGAAAGCGGCGTGGCGGAACGGAAGCCGTCGCTCAAATTATTGGACTCGTGACGGCATTTGAACAGTTCTTCGCAGATGCAAATCAACACCTAAACCACCTATCTTCCCTTAAAGCGCAGTTGATCGAAACCCTTTTACAACACCTTAGCGGACGCTTTATTTGGAATACACCGCAGGAGGGAACACCAACCTCGCCCCATATCCTGAACATCTCCTTCCCGCCCATTGGACATGAAGCCATTGATGGGGAAATGCTCTTGCTCAATATGGATTTGGCCGGATGTATGGTCTCCAGCGGGTCTGCTTGTACGAGTGGAGCCGTAGAACCCAGTCATGTCCTGCGTGCCATGGGCGTCCCTGACAAAACCGCTTCGGCAACCGTTCGTTTTTCTATGGGAAAACACACATCATCCAAGGATATAGAAGTGGCTACCGCTGCGCTTGTACAGATCCTAAACCGCATTAGCCGAAAAGGGCGATGA
- a CDS encoding peptidylprolyl isomerase produces MNKKINQKKPFHHNIFITLSNRLTWLTFFILFTIPYYVLSQTTNFIIKWQNIEVSTANFREEYSLYITQSPDRDTPQTRRAYAFRMLERAIIGEWSKRNGLDQSKRIQTYLNRKTSFAFRQRWLETAIRDTIPFPDTAILRDAFAKSRTFLHLQQIFGRSKHEIDSLYALIQSGGDFNALARASMRKYGVSDTEKAGDMGWVKWNDLDIAPEAMAYRLRPLETSAPVASLNGWHIFRLIERREELVLDETSFEQSREKLAFDWRNRRYAEAASQHIKQILFAHKLEINLRELDKLWGFLAPYAERLKTPEGLVVVQQEVPILSSPNLNPRAILATVSGKPFRISDFLAALPDVPSNYWKRDLRQALEIAIRDAILTTEAKRHLSPQDPYVQAQKAFALYTARYYTTLSAVSDTLRLSRYERAFYEQFKSTYFREADLTQVEAWAFPDSMAAWKALRRTLAEKSLLPLEEVHAQTFWLQDQEIPTWPLNTLRITNDWTGIQGPYPHKGQFWVIRAKNRASQFRKFEDIQAELPSLMQAQKRLIAHMAALPKTYNPQMALLNETVIDALWPYTQ; encoded by the coding sequence ATGAACAAGAAGATAAATCAAAAGAAGCCTTTTCATCACAATATATTCATTACTTTGTCCAACCGCTTAACTTGGTTAACTTTTTTTATTCTATTCACAATACCCTATTACGTCCTATCACAAACAACCAATTTTATTATTAAATGGCAGAACATTGAAGTATCCACCGCGAATTTCAGAGAAGAATACAGCCTCTACATCACCCAGTCGCCAGACAGAGACACCCCACAAACACGAAGGGCCTATGCGTTTAGAATGCTGGAGCGCGCCATCATTGGTGAGTGGAGTAAAAGGAATGGATTAGACCAAAGCAAGCGCATACAAACCTACCTTAACCGAAAGACATCTTTCGCTTTTCGCCAACGCTGGTTAGAAACGGCTATCCGAGACACGATTCCCTTTCCAGATACAGCAATTCTCCGAGATGCTTTTGCCAAGTCCCGTACATTTTTACACCTACAACAAATCTTCGGGCGTAGCAAGCACGAGATTGACTCGCTGTATGCGCTCATACAGTCTGGAGGCGATTTTAATGCACTTGCGCGTGCCTCCATGCGTAAATACGGCGTATCCGATACCGAAAAGGCTGGCGACATGGGCTGGGTCAAATGGAATGATTTAGACATAGCTCCGGAAGCAATGGCCTATCGCCTACGTCCGTTAGAAACTTCCGCACCAGTGGCTTCCCTCAACGGCTGGCACATTTTCCGGCTGATTGAACGGCGGGAGGAATTGGTTTTGGACGAGACGTCCTTTGAACAATCCCGCGAAAAGTTGGCTTTTGATTGGCGGAACAGGCGCTATGCAGAAGCCGCATCCCAACACATCAAACAGATTTTGTTTGCGCATAAACTTGAGATTAACCTGAGGGAATTGGATAAACTTTGGGGATTTTTGGCCCCCTACGCCGAGCGGCTAAAAACCCCAGAAGGCTTGGTCGTTGTTCAGCAAGAAGTGCCCATTTTGTCCTCGCCCAACTTAAATCCACGAGCGATTTTGGCCACTGTTTCCGGCAAACCATTCCGCATTTCTGATTTTTTGGCCGCACTCCCCGATGTCCCTTCAAATTATTGGAAACGAGACCTACGGCAAGCGCTGGAAATTGCCATACGAGACGCCATCCTCACAACGGAGGCAAAAAGACACCTTTCGCCCCAAGACCCCTATGTACAAGCACAAAAGGCGTTTGCCCTCTATACAGCACGTTACTACACAACCCTCTCCGCAGTCAGTGACACGTTACGCCTTTCGCGATACGAACGAGCATTCTATGAACAATTCAAATCCACTTATTTCCGAGAAGCAGACCTCACTCAAGTAGAGGCTTGGGCATTTCCTGATAGTATGGCTGCTTGGAAGGCTCTTCGTCGGACACTGGCGGAGAAATCGCTCCTTCCTCTTGAAGAAGTCCACGCCCAAACTTTCTGGCTACAAGATCAGGAAATCCCCACATGGCCACTGAACACCCTCCGCATCACCAACGATTGGACGGGCATCCAAGGCCCATACCCGCATAAGGGTCAATTCTGGGTGATTCGTGCAAAAAACCGAGCCTCGCAGTTCCGCAAATTTGAAGATATTCAAGCAGAGTTGCCCAGCCTAATGCAGGCACAGAAGCGGCTTATAGCACACATGGCAGCCCTACCGAAGACCTATAACCCACAAATGGCTCTACTGAATGAAACAGTCATTGACGCACTTTGGCCTTATACCCAATAA
- a CDS encoding DUF4623 domain-containing protein, whose protein sequence is MKYRFTKWFTWQLIALAFLPLLSHAQAPVPVLGNPVWSVDSGTVPFMGTGNTERGGGYNPKTDHVLVVTRTNPTRIAVVNAADGKFIKDMDMTGVNGGTFHLNEIGITSDGQVFGANLTTNSTTSSIKIYYWANEDAVPVKVFDGKVEAARYGDGIGVGGMGTNVKVFLNGSGNDKMAEFAFDGTALTFVKNHVVEAGIARARYGMAPVPGTSLVWVNEPTTELGLYDTATGTVYNVSEDKVAKGFGDITYFMANGRKYVATGPNFAGKMEWALVDVTVPAEAKVVAVSPDNTARPNLNATGFAAYDSKRGNLILFTTNNQMVSYPLSQLVPAPISKLINKVNWRIDAGKVPFMGTGNTERGGGYNGATDHVLIVTRTNPTRIAVVDAADGKFLKDMDMTGVNGGTFHLNEIGITPSGQIFGANLTTNSTTSNIKIYYWENEEAKPALVFDGKVEAARYGDGLGIAGDGTHVRIFLNGSSNDKVAEFAFDGTKLNFVKNHVIETGIARARYGMAPVPGTSLMWVNEPQNQMALFDLATGKMVADVPEDKVAKGFGDLTYFEYGFRKYVATGPNFAGKGEFVVVEVTDPENAMVVGVTPDFPLANGNATGFAAFDYKRNALIVMATNNAVVSYSVVGKSEVNTPPPAASVVSPADKGKVVLDGQGSKNVTISWTPVSDTDGDALSYRWHLSTKPDMSDRQMDIEVGAATSTSVKQNFLYDILYWQGKRATGMTLYHRIYTFDGISFVAGPISSFDVSIAGTFVDRENEGGLPTTFAINGNYPNPFNPTTTISFDLPEAATVEVAVSDMLGREVMRSGKMTMTAGASQTVQLNALNLASGNYVYRVEAKGNKQSYVATGRMTLLK, encoded by the coding sequence ATGAAGTATCGCTTTACGAAATGGTTTACATGGCAACTGATAGCGCTTGCATTCTTGCCGCTCCTGTCACATGCTCAAGCGCCCGTTCCTGTTTTGGGCAATCCAGTTTGGTCGGTTGATTCCGGAACGGTTCCTTTTATGGGAACGGGGAATACGGAACGTGGCGGCGGATACAATCCGAAAACCGACCACGTCTTGGTGGTTACGCGGACGAATCCAACACGTATTGCGGTGGTAAATGCCGCTGATGGTAAGTTTATTAAAGACATGGACATGACAGGGGTGAATGGTGGGACTTTTCATTTGAACGAGATTGGAATAACGTCCGACGGTCAGGTATTTGGGGCAAATCTCACGACCAATAGCACGACAAGTAGCATCAAAATCTATTACTGGGCAAACGAGGATGCTGTTCCCGTAAAGGTTTTTGATGGCAAAGTGGAGGCTGCGCGGTATGGTGATGGTATTGGCGTTGGTGGTATGGGAACCAATGTTAAAGTGTTTTTGAATGGAAGTGGTAACGATAAAATGGCGGAGTTTGCTTTTGACGGAACAGCCCTCACGTTTGTGAAAAATCATGTAGTAGAAGCGGGCATTGCGCGTGCCCGATATGGCATGGCCCCGGTACCGGGCACTTCATTGGTTTGGGTAAATGAGCCAACAACCGAACTCGGCTTGTACGATACTGCAACAGGAACCGTTTACAATGTTTCCGAAGACAAAGTGGCTAAGGGATTTGGGGATATTACCTATTTTATGGCCAACGGTCGCAAATATGTGGCTACTGGGCCTAATTTTGCGGGTAAAATGGAATGGGCATTGGTGGATGTAACTGTTCCTGCGGAAGCAAAAGTCGTTGCTGTTTCCCCAGACAACACCGCACGTCCTAACCTGAATGCAACGGGTTTTGCAGCCTATGACAGCAAACGTGGCAACCTGATTTTATTCACAACGAACAACCAGATGGTGAGCTATCCGCTTTCGCAGTTGGTTCCAGCACCCATCTCCAAGCTCATTAACAAGGTAAATTGGCGCATTGATGCCGGAAAAGTACCCTTTATGGGTACGGGAAATACCGAACGTGGAGGCGGATACAATGGTGCGACGGATCACGTGCTGATCGTTACTCGTACCAATCCCACGCGGATTGCAGTGGTGGATGCGGCTGATGGTAAATTTTTAAAAGATATGGACATGACAGGGGTGAATGGCGGAACCTTCCACCTGAACGAAATTGGGATCACGCCCAGCGGTCAAATTTTTGGCGCAAACCTTACAACCAACAGCACAACGAGTAATATCAAAATTTATTATTGGGAAAATGAAGAAGCCAAACCCGCCTTGGTGTTTGATGGCAAAGTAGAAGCAGCGCGGTATGGCGATGGGCTGGGTATTGCTGGCGATGGTACCCATGTACGCATTTTCCTGAATGGCTCCTCTAATGACAAAGTGGCGGAATTTGCATTTGATGGAACAAAACTCAACTTTGTGAAAAATCATGTGATCGAAACAGGGATTGCGCGTGCCCGTTATGGCATGGCGCCTGTTCCGGGAACAAGCCTGATGTGGGTAAACGAGCCACAAAACCAAATGGCCCTTTTTGACCTCGCAACGGGTAAAATGGTAGCAGACGTTCCAGAAGATAAAGTGGCCAAAGGATTTGGCGATTTAACCTACTTTGAGTATGGGTTCCGGAAATACGTGGCTACAGGCCCTAACTTTGCCGGAAAAGGAGAATTTGTGGTCGTAGAGGTAACGGATCCCGAAAATGCAATGGTGGTAGGCGTTACCCCTGACTTCCCGCTAGCAAACGGAAATGCTACGGGTTTTGCGGCTTTCGATTATAAGCGTAATGCCCTGATTGTGATGGCCACCAACAATGCTGTGGTGAGTTACTCCGTGGTGGGCAAGTCCGAGGTAAATACACCGCCACCCGCAGCAAGCGTGGTCTCGCCTGCCGACAAAGGCAAGGTGGTTCTCGATGGACAAGGAAGCAAAAACGTAACGATCTCTTGGACACCGGTGAGCGATACCGATGGTGATGCCTTATCCTATCGTTGGCATTTATCTACAAAGCCAGACATGAGCGATCGCCAGATGGATATTGAGGTTGGTGCAGCCACCAGTACTTCCGTTAAACAAAACTTCCTCTACGACATTTTGTATTGGCAAGGAAAGCGTGCTACCGGCATGACGCTATACCATCGTATCTATACCTTCGATGGCATATCCTTTGTTGCGGGCCCCATTTCCTCTTTCGATGTCTCGATTGCTGGAACCTTTGTGGATCGCGAAAATGAAGGTGGTTTACCAACAACCTTTGCAATCAACGGGAACTACCCTAATCCGTTCAATCCGACAACCACCATTTCGTTTGATCTTCCAGAAGCCGCTACGGTAGAAGTGGCTGTGTCCGACATGTTAGGACGCGAGGTCATGCGATCTGGCAAAATGACCATGACTGCGGGTGCTTCGCAAACCGTACAACTAAATGCGCTAAACCTTGCTTCGGGCAACTATGTATATCGTGTAGAAGCAAAAGGCAATAAGCAATCCTATGTGGCTACAGGCCGTATGACCTTGTTGAAATAA
- a CDS encoding acyl-CoA thioesterase, translating to MPTKVVADSLTEMSQIVLPNHTNTLGNMMGGQLLYLMDMCAGVVAQRHSNRTVVTASVDHVEFSSPIKLGDVVTLKGYINRSFRTSMEVEINVWAENPRTGRKTASNRAFYTMVAIDEELRPTSIPTLSPNTSDEQSRWEAAERRRQLRLVLAGRLKVADAHELTHFLLENIHQAHD from the coding sequence ATGCCGACCAAAGTAGTTGCAGATTCTCTAACCGAAATGTCGCAAATTGTTCTTCCAAACCATACCAACACATTGGGCAACATGATGGGAGGGCAACTGCTCTATTTGATGGATATGTGTGCTGGCGTGGTGGCCCAAAGGCACAGTAACCGAACAGTGGTAACGGCCTCGGTGGATCATGTCGAGTTTTCATCCCCTATAAAATTGGGCGATGTCGTTACCCTAAAAGGCTACATCAACCGCTCTTTCCGTACCTCGATGGAGGTGGAGATCAATGTATGGGCAGAGAATCCCAGAACCGGACGCAAGACGGCCTCTAACCGTGCATTTTATACGATGGTGGCAATAGACGAGGAACTCCGGCCAACTTCCATTCCAACGTTATCCCCAAATACATCGGATGAACAAAGCCGTTGGGAGGCCGCAGAACGACGAAGGCAATTACGTTTGGTGCTTGCAGGGAGATTAAAAGTCGCCGATGCGCACGAACTCACTCATTTTCTCTTGGAAAACATCCACCAAGCACATGATTGA
- a CDS encoding M1 family metallopeptidase, whose translation MFKTIRFFLLVGFFAGNIMAQKPNHNQFAPLPFPPADRVRTGSGAPGVDYWQNTASYQIKVSLTPEAHTIRGKQTIIYTNNSPDELPFLWLHMEQNLFKPTSDGQMKQPPNSRWRGGFADGGLDLPALSVMMNGKRYTPKTMLNDTRLRVDLDTPLAAKGGTIQLDMEWSFVIPEYGADRMGRFEAEQGIVYQLAQWYPRMCVYDASDGWNTMPYLGQGEFYLDYGNYDLEITAPSNMIVVASGSLLNPESVLTPTQLQRYNQAKNSSSTVVIVKPDEVGKPVSRPQGRSTLVWKFKSENVRDVAWAASTSFIWDAATVDGVWLASAYPKEGLGSKENPGWEESTQMLAHSLQEYSTRWLKYPYPSMTNVAGVVGGMEYPMIIFCAVGDRGESLFGVTDHEFGHSWYPMIVGSDERRHAWMDEGFNTFINFYATLTYYKKEPKAFWQETSEQITFYSQMSYWDQPLTTIPDHTVPEALGLLAYYKPAYGLVLLREYILGSASFDAAFRTYTDRWKFKHPQPQDFFRTIEDVSGEDLSWFWRTWFYSNDRYDVGIQNVEVGSGEITVTLKKVKPMNMPQVLEITYQNNTKERVNLPEAIWHMGDTFTKTLPVKGKVLKVQVDPDKILPDQNRTNDAWKSKN comes from the coding sequence ATGTTTAAAACCATTCGCTTCTTCCTCTTGGTCGGATTTTTTGCCGGAAATATAATGGCTCAAAAACCCAACCATAATCAATTTGCTCCCTTACCTTTCCCGCCTGCCGATCGGGTTAGAACTGGTTCTGGGGCACCCGGTGTAGATTATTGGCAAAATACAGCGTCCTATCAAATTAAGGTAAGTTTAACGCCCGAAGCCCATACCATCCGAGGCAAACAAACGATTATATATACCAATAATTCGCCGGACGAACTGCCATTCTTATGGCTTCATATGGAGCAGAATCTCTTTAAACCAACCAGTGACGGCCAAATGAAACAACCTCCAAACTCGCGCTGGCGTGGAGGATTTGCAGATGGCGGCTTAGACCTCCCTGCTCTTTCGGTTATGATGAACGGAAAACGCTACACGCCCAAAACCATGCTAAACGATACCCGACTACGGGTTGATTTAGATACCCCTTTGGCAGCAAAAGGCGGAACCATACAATTGGATATGGAATGGTCGTTCGTGATTCCAGAATATGGCGCAGACCGCATGGGCCGCTTCGAGGCCGAGCAAGGTATTGTTTACCAATTGGCGCAATGGTATCCCCGCATGTGTGTGTATGACGCATCCGATGGTTGGAATACCATGCCTTATCTGGGACAAGGCGAATTTTATTTAGACTATGGCAATTACGACCTTGAAATCACAGCGCCTTCCAATATGATTGTCGTGGCTTCTGGTAGTTTGCTCAACCCCGAATCCGTATTAACGCCAACCCAATTACAACGGTATAACCAAGCCAAAAATTCGTCCTCAACCGTAGTCATCGTTAAACCAGACGAAGTCGGTAAGCCCGTAAGCCGTCCTCAAGGGCGAAGCACTTTGGTCTGGAAGTTTAAATCGGAGAACGTCCGCGATGTCGCTTGGGCCGCCTCTACCTCTTTTATCTGGGATGCCGCAACTGTAGATGGTGTTTGGCTCGCCTCCGCCTATCCCAAAGAAGGGTTGGGAAGCAAGGAGAATCCGGGCTGGGAAGAATCCACACAGATGTTGGCCCATTCGCTCCAAGAATACTCCACAAGATGGTTGAAGTATCCATACCCCTCGATGACAAATGTGGCGGGCGTCGTTGGTGGGATGGAATACCCCATGATTATTTTCTGTGCCGTTGGCGATCGTGGCGAAAGTCTTTTTGGCGTTACAGACCATGAATTTGGCCACTCGTGGTATCCGATGATTGTTGGCTCGGATGAGCGACGTCACGCATGGATGGACGAAGGGTTTAATACGTTCATCAATTTCTATGCAACCCTGACGTATTACAAAAAAGAACCAAAAGCCTTCTGGCAAGAAACCTCAGAACAGATTACATTTTATAGCCAAATGAGTTATTGGGATCAGCCTTTAACCACCATACCGGATCATACCGTCCCAGAGGCGCTTGGATTATTGGCGTATTATAAACCTGCTTACGGACTTGTTCTGCTACGAGAATATATTTTGGGGTCTGCTTCATTTGATGCCGCCTTCCGTACCTATACCGACCGATGGAAGTTTAAACATCCACAACCACAAGACTTTTTCCGAACCATTGAGGATGTCTCCGGCGAAGACCTCTCTTGGTTCTGGCGAACGTGGTTCTACTCCAACGATCGCTATGATGTTGGTATCCAAAATGTGGAAGTTGGCAGCGGCGAAATCACCGTAACGCTCAAGAAGGTCAAACCCATGAACATGCCACAGGTACTCGAAATCACCTATCAGAACAATACCAAAGAGCGTGTAAACCTACCTGAGGCCATTTGGCACATGGGCGATACCTTTACAAAGACTTTGCCCGTTAAAGGTAAAGTACTCAAAGTGCAAGTGGATCCAGATAAAATTTTGCCCGACCAAAATCGGACAAACGATGCTTGGAAGAGCAAGAACTAA
- the serS gene encoding serine--tRNA ligase, producing MLDIQFIRENPERVKEAITHKKTGSPEVVDKLLVLDQEWRETLTKLQEVQANLNARSKSIGELMRNGKKEEAETARQETTTLKSHIKEIEDWARSMESERHQILLEIPNIPHPDVPIGRDESGNQVVFEWGIKPMFDFPALSHWELAAKHNLIDFERGSKVTGAGFPFYIGKGARLQRALINFFLDLAVNEGGYTEIQPPLMINEASGIGTGQLPDKEGQMYEATLDRLFMVPTAEVPVTNFLRDEILDEAQLPLLYCAYTPCFRREAGSYGKDVRGLNRLHQFDKVELVRFVHPDSSYEHLEGIRQNAENALQKLGLPYHRLLMCTGDLGFTQTKKYDLEVWSGAQKRWLEVSSISNFESFQARRANIRFRSPEAKKPQFVHTLNGSGLALPRILGPLLENGQQADGSILLPEALAPYAGFDRIG from the coding sequence ATGTTAGACATTCAATTTATTCGCGAGAATCCAGAACGAGTTAAAGAAGCAATTACCCATAAAAAAACGGGATCACCCGAAGTCGTGGATAAATTGCTTGTTCTTGACCAAGAGTGGCGCGAAACCCTTACTAAACTACAAGAAGTACAAGCAAACCTGAATGCACGTTCTAAAAGCATTGGCGAGTTGATGCGCAATGGTAAAAAAGAAGAAGCAGAAACCGCTCGGCAAGAAACCACTACCCTAAAATCCCATATCAAAGAAATCGAAGATTGGGCACGGTCTATGGAAAGCGAAAGGCATCAAATATTGCTCGAAATCCCCAACATCCCCCATCCAGATGTGCCTATTGGCCGTGATGAAAGCGGCAACCAAGTGGTGTTTGAATGGGGCATAAAACCAATGTTTGACTTCCCGGCGTTGTCTCATTGGGAATTGGCGGCAAAGCACAACCTAATTGACTTTGAGCGGGGTTCTAAAGTGACCGGTGCAGGATTCCCATTTTACATCGGAAAAGGGGCTAGACTACAACGCGCCCTAATCAATTTTTTCCTTGATTTGGCGGTAAACGAAGGAGGCTATACCGAAATCCAGCCACCTTTGATGATCAACGAAGCAAGCGGCATTGGTACGGGACAATTGCCCGACAAAGAAGGGCAAATGTATGAGGCCACCCTTGATCGGCTCTTTATGGTTCCCACCGCCGAGGTTCCCGTAACGAATTTCCTCCGCGACGAAATCTTGGATGAAGCCCAACTCCCACTCCTTTATTGTGCTTATACCCCTTGCTTCAGACGTGAGGCCGGAAGTTATGGCAAGGATGTGCGCGGCCTTAACCGCCTCCACCAATTCGACAAAGTGGAGTTGGTGCGCTTTGTTCATCCAGACAGCAGTTACGAACACTTAGAAGGCATCCGCCAAAATGCAGAGAATGCCTTACAAAAATTAGGATTACCCTATCACCGACTATTGATGTGTACGGGCGATCTCGGTTTTACGCAAACGAAAAAGTATGACCTTGAAGTTTGGAGTGGCGCACAAAAAAGATGGTTAGAAGTCTCTTCCATTTCTAACTTCGAGTCCTTCCAAGCCCGACGCGCCAACATTCGGTTCCGCTCGCCGGAGGCAAAAAAACCGCAATTTGTGCATACACTGAATGGAAGTGGTCTTGCCCTTCCTCGTATTTTAGGCCCCTTGCTCGAAAATGGCCAGCAAGCCGATGGCTCCATTCTTTTGCCCGAAGCTTTGGCTCCATATGCGGGCTTCGACAGAATCGGCTAA
- the rfbD gene encoding dTDP-4-dehydrorhamnose reductase yields the protein MIELPKYRRVLITGANGLLGQALVSLLSKEPRYDVLATGRDLNSKLRHKSCGYVPMDITDAEELRHIFTDFAPDVVINTAAMTMVDDCETQRDQCWQLNVTAVEQIVRLCKTFGSRLIHLSTDFIFDGELGPYAENARPNPLSYYGRSKLASENVIRSLQPNQWVIVRTVLVYGIGLKLTRPNIATWLIRQLDMQKPVKLVTDQWRTPTYVHDLADGIERLIRFRKSGVWNLSGREMMTVYDFGKTIARTLGYDEGLISPTDSSGFIQPAKRPLKTGLLILKAESEIGYKPHTIPKNILDLMKREEVLRTETDEI from the coding sequence ATGATTGAACTCCCTAAATACCGACGTGTGCTGATTACGGGCGCTAATGGGCTGTTGGGGCAGGCTTTGGTATCTTTATTGTCTAAAGAACCAAGGTATGACGTCTTGGCCACAGGGCGCGACCTTAACAGTAAATTACGTCACAAGTCTTGCGGATATGTTCCGATGGACATCACAGACGCCGAAGAACTCCGCCATATTTTTACAGATTTTGCTCCCGACGTAGTCATCAATACCGCTGCTATGACGATGGTGGACGATTGCGAAACCCAGCGAGACCAGTGTTGGCAACTGAATGTGACCGCCGTAGAACAAATCGTCCGGCTGTGTAAAACCTTTGGTTCGCGGCTTATCCACCTTTCCACGGATTTTATTTTTGATGGAGAATTGGGGCCTTATGCCGAAAATGCCCGACCAAACCCGCTTTCCTACTACGGTCGCTCCAAATTGGCCTCCGAGAACGTAATCCGATCCCTCCAGCCCAACCAATGGGTCATCGTTCGTACAGTTCTGGTTTATGGAATCGGACTAAAACTAACAAGACCGAACATTGCCACATGGCTGATCCGTCAATTAGATATGCAAAAACCTGTAAAGTTAGTGACCGACCAATGGCGAACACCCACCTACGTCCACGATCTTGCCGATGGCATCGAACGCCTCATCCGCTTCCGAAAATCGGGGGTGTGGAACCTCTCCGGGCGCGAAATGATGACCGTTTATGACTTTGGAAAAACCATTGCAAGAACGCTTGGCTACGACGAAGGATTAATCTCCCCTACGGACAGCTCGGGGTTTATACAACCGGCAAAAAGACCCCTAAAAACAGGGCTGTTAATTCTAAAAGCCGAATCGGAGATCGGATACAAACCCCACACAATCCCCAAAAACATCTTGGACTTGATGAAGAGGGAAGAAGTCCTTCGTACCGAAACCGATGAAATATAG